Part of the Marasmius oreades isolate 03SP1 chromosome 5, whole genome shotgun sequence genome is shown below.
GTGATCTTCGACGTGCTATCACCTATTTGCAAACAGCTCATCGTCTCTCCGCTTCAACACAACCTCCCACTCGTATCACTCCTCGAGATATCCAAGAAATAGCGGGGATAGTACCTGACGATGTTATCAATGACTTTGTTCGAGTTCTTGGTATCGAAGTTCCCGGGACTATGGACATAGACGACGAACAACCGAAAACAACTCGTTTCGACGCCATAAAAAGGAAAGCAAAGGAAATAAGTCGGGAGGGGTATTCTGCCACTCAAGTCCTTTCTCAGGTAAGAACTGACTCACATTCAACGAATCTAGCTCAATGTTTTCTGCAAGGTTCACGATGTAGTTGTCATGCATCCATCGCTGCAGGCTCGACAGAAATCAGCATGCACTTTGATTTTCGCGGAAGCAGACAAAGCCCTCTGTGATGGTGCCGATGAAGAGCTGTGGACACTGGAGATAGCTCTTAGAGTTCACAAGGCCGTTTCTTCGACGTAGTCACGATATTCCTTCCCCAGACGGGCACCGCCTGCTGCATCTATTACATTCCAACGAGGCAATGTGTTATACATTTCACGGTGGGATAACGATATAAAGTGACTGAAGCAGAGAGCAAAACAATAAATGGACAAAAGATACAAAGAAGGAACATTGAGCTACGTGATAtcactttttttttaccGGATGCCCGCAGTCGCTTTCTGGAGCGCTCGCTTGATTCCTAGTTGTGCCTTCTTCAACTCATCCGCCGACGAGTCCTCAATCTCCAACTTCTCAAGTGCACGAGCAAGTTCAGCCTCGACCTGAGTCTTAGCTCCACGCTTAAGCTTCATGCCAATCTCTGGGGATGTAATAGTTTCCTCGACTTGGTGAATGTAAGCCTCAAGATCGGACTTGGCTTCGTGGCGAGCTGAGAACTCCTTGTCGGCCATCTTAAATTGTTCAGCATCCTTGATCATCTGGTCAATCTCAACTGAGGATAGACGGCCAACAGAATTTGTGATGCCTGTAGGAATGATCATAATAAAGCAAATTAAGGAAAGAGAACATGGTCAGCTTACTGATGGAAGCCTTCCGACCCGAGGCACGGTCTTGAGCAGAAACCTTCAACAGACCATTGGCGTCAACCTCGAAGGTTGTGACGAGTTCAGCTTGCCCACGGGGCATAGGCGGAATACCAGTGAGCTCAAACTCTCCAAGGAGACGGTTGTCACGGCATTGTGTACGTTCACCCTCGTATCTACATGTCCTGATGAGTTATTGCCCTCAATCCCGTAGGTGAGAATACTTACACAGGGAAAGTAACAGTGGTCTGGTTGTCCTCGACGGTAGTGAATGTCCTGGACTTGTTAGTGGGGATAGGGGTGTTACGAGGAACAACGACACCAAAGACGTCTCCTTGCATGGCAACACCGAGAGAGAGGGGTGCGACATCAAGTAACAGAAGGTCCTTCGTCTGCTCCGAGGTCTGACCGGTAAGAACTGCAGCCTGAACAGCGGCCCCATATGCAACAGCCTCGTCAGGGTTGATGGACTTGTTGAGTTGACGTCCACCAAAGTATTCCGACACAAGAGACTGGATTTTGGGAATACGGGTAGAACCACCAACGAGAACAATGTCGTCGACCTTATCACGGGCCATCTTAGCATCCTTCAAAACCTTCTCGACAGGCTCTAGAGTCGACTTGAAGAGCACGGCATTGATCTCCTCAAAGCGAGCACGAGTGATGTTTGCCGAAAAGTCCTCACCCTGAATAGTACATGAGTATCGCGAGGATGCGACAAGCGGAAATTTAATCACCTGGTACAAAGAGTCGACCTCAACGGTGGTCTGGGTGACGCTGGACAAGGTCCTCTTGGCACGCTCGCAGGCACTTCGGAGACGTCTAAGAGCACGGGGGTCATCAGAAATGTCGAACTTAGACTTCCGCTTGAACTCGTTCTTGAAGTGATCCAAGAGGGTGTTATCAAAGTCCTCACCACCCAAGTGAGTGTCACCAGCAGTAGCCTTGACAGTGAAAACACCTCCGCTTAtgttcaagagggaaacatCAAAAGTTCCTCCACCGAGATCGAAGATGAGAACATTCTTCTCTGCTTTTGACTGACGGTCAAGACCGTAAGCAATGGCAGCAGCAGTAGGCTCGTTGATTATACGGAGAACATCGAGACCTGCGATAGCACCTGCATCTTTTGTGGCAAGACGTTGAGAGTCGTTAAAGTAGGCAGGGACACTGATAGAAAATCAATTTATAACCTCCACAAGGATACGAGTGGATACGAACGTGACAACAGCCTTCTTCACAGTCTTGCCAAGCTTGGCTTCGGAGATCTCTTTCATTTTTATCAATACCATAGAAGAGATCTCCTGAGGAGTGAAGGTCTTGTCCTCGCCAAGGTAGCCAACTTTGATCAACGGAGAACCGTCCTTTTCAACGACTTCGAAGGGCCAATGAGTCATGTCCTAGAATTTTCGTTGAGATGATGTGATAAAAATGGCCGAAGATGAGCAGAGAAGAGACCTTTTTCACGTCTGGGTCACTTGAGAGAGAACCATTAGACAGTCCTTGGAGACATTAGACCAGACTCACTCAAAACGACGGCCAATAAGTCGCTTTGCGTCGAAGACCGTGTTACGGGGGTTCATGGCAGCCTGATTTTTAGCAGCATCGCCAATCAGACGTTCCTCGGCAGAAAAAGCGACATAGGATGGCGTTGTCCGGTTACCCTCTGGGGGAAATATAGCTGAAACTTAGAAATAGGGCAGATACATAATTCTTACGGTCATTGGCAATGATCTCCACACGATCGTTTTGCCAGACACCAACACAGCTGGATGTAAAACTTTAGGAACCAACAAAAAAGGGAATGCAAAAAGAGCGAGACATACGAGTAGGTGGTACCAAGGTCAATTCCAACGGCCCCTTCGAAGACGTCTTCAGCGGACATTTTTTTAAAGAgaggtgatgaagaggaaagatgagagtgaAAAAAACGCTGATAAAAAAAAACGCTGATCAGGTAAGCCCACGCTGAAAATTCACAGCCACAGGAAGTGCCCGGCCATGCAGTCTCTTCGACCATGGCTCATAAACTCGCTTGCGAATATTGCGAAAAGGTCCTGTCCCAGAACATCTCTGCGGTATATTGCAACAGATGCAGCTCAGGATTTGGAAAGGGAATCTTTGGAAACCGAGCAAGACTGGGTCGAATTTCAGGCTACAAGAGCTTCCTTTAAAACACTGGGTACGTGTTGCCGCGCCTTTTTTCCCTTTTGTTTCTTGCACACGACTAACCTTTCTAACAGCCGAGGAACTCAGTCAATACGGTTCAACTCAAACACGAAACAACACATGGAAGTTACGCGATTCCCTCCATAAACCGACCCGTCATACAACAATATCCGCTCTCCTTGCTTCCGGTGCACACTTCGGTCACGCTTCATCGCGAATGGACCCAAATTTCATGCCATATGCCTATGGATCACGAGCAGGAATTACAATCATCGACTTGGATCACACTTTACCTTTGCTGAGAAGAGCAGCGAACCTTGTACGAGCTGTAGCCTCCGCGGATGGGCAAATTGTCTTCATAGGAACACGGCCTGACCTGCGGCCTGTCGTGCAAAAAGCAGCGGAGCGATTGGGGTCCCAAGGTTATCACGTAGGTGACCGCTGGCTGCCCGGAACCTTGACCAATAAATGGCAAATGTTTGGCCACGAGGTTGTCAGGAGCGAGAGAGTGGTCCCGGATCTAGTTGTCCTTCTTAACCCCATTGCTAACATGAACGCTATCCGTGAATGTGCACTGGAGCATGTACCTACTATTGGGATTATCGACTCGAATGTGGACCCTCGCCTCGTTATGTACCCGATACCTGCGAACGATGAGAGTACTCGGACCGCAGAACTCATTGCCGGTGTTCTTAGCATAGCAGGGCGGGAGGGCGTTGCAATGCGGATAGCTGAACAGAAGCGgctgaaggaggaagaggaacggATGCGACGAAAAGAAGAAGCCCTCGCCAGacggaaggaagaggagcgTCGGCTTCAATCCTTTGCTCAAGATTAGGTGATCTACCCAGTGTTCAGAGTGTTCGCACTTAGTGGATACCGATTTTTCTCATTCGAGATGCACAATTTACATTTTCAATCAACGGTCATCTAAAGATTGACATGCCGTGAGCAAGTCATTGTTGAAAAACCACAACCATTTTTAATGTCCATTACAGTACATATATCATATACAAATGCGTTTCGATACACAAATCGGGAATTTCTATACCGAGTTTTGTGACTCATACCAATATTCTGGTAATGGGCGTGATTAACTTGGAAACCTTCAAAAAAAGGACCACTCACTTTCTGCTGCGTCCAAAGTCCGAACGTTGCTTCCTAGCTTGTTGATCGTCTCCATGTACTCATCAAACTCCACACTGTCGTACACAATACCACCACCAGCTTGCAGATAGACCTTGCCGTCCTTGAAAGTCATGGTCCGTATAGCGATACAGGTATCCATTTCATCGTCAGCAAAGTCCCATCGGCCGACAGCACCAGCATAGACACCACGACGCTCCTTCTCTAACGAGTGGATAATTTCGATGGCCTTAATTTTGGGTGCGCCAGAGACAGTGCCAGCGGGGAAGATGGAACGGAACGCATCGAATCTTGCCGAAATAACTTCAGTAGATAATTGTAAACGGAGTACCAATGCCACAGACCTCGTCAAACCAGGTCGTAATTTGCCTGATACTTGAGACGTTATGTGAATGACATGACTGAACTTCTCAAGCTGCATCAGGTGATCAACCTTGACTGTCTTAGGATCGCAGACTCGGTTGACATCGTTTCGAGCCAAGTCGACCAACATGATGTGCTCAGCTTTGTCCTTTTCTGAGGCGAGGAGCTCAGCTCCACGGGCTTCGTCCTCTGTAGAAGTCAGGCCGAATATGATAGTGACAGAACGGAGTATCTTACCTTCGGGTGTCTTTCCTCGTTTTGTTGTTCCTGCGATGGCATGATTAAAGACGACATTCTTGGAAACCCTGCACATCGTCTCCGGGCTGGCGC
Proteins encoded:
- the SKS2 gene encoding Heat shock protein sks2 (BUSCO:EOG092617RN) encodes the protein MSAEDVFEGAVGIDLGTTYSCVGVWQNDRVEIIANDQGNRTTPSYVAFSAEERLIGDAAKNQAAMNPRNTVFDAKRLIGRRFDDPDVKKDMTHWPFEVVEKDGSPLIKVGYLGEDKTFTPQEISSMVLIKMKEISEAKLGKTVKKAVVTVPAYFNDSQRLATKDAGAIAGLDVLRIINEPTAAAIAYGLDRQSKAEKNVLIFDLGGGTFDVSLLNISGGVFTVKATAGDTHLGGEDFDNTLLDHFKNEFKRKSKFDISDDPRALRRLRSACERAKRTLSSVTQTTVEVDSLYQGEDFSANITRARFEEINAVLFKSTLEPVEKVLKDAKMARDKVDDIVLVGGSTRIPKIQSLVSEYFGGRQLNKSINPDEAVAYGAAVQAAVLTGQTSEQTKDLLLLDVAPLSLGVAMQGDVFGVVVPRNTPIPTNKSRTFTTVEDNQTTVTFPVYEGERTQCRDNRLLGEFELTGIPPMPRGQAELVTTFEVDANGLLKVSAQDRASGRKASISITNSVGRLSSVEIDQMIKDAEQFKMADKEFSARHEAKSDLEAYIHQVEETITSPEIGMKLKRGAKTQVEAELARALEKLEIEDSSADELKKAQLGIKRALQKATAGIR
- a CDS encoding uncharacterized protein (BUSCO:EOG09263J7D), which encodes MQSLRPWLINSLANIAKRSCPRTSLRYIATDAAQDLERESLETEQDWVEFQATRASFKTLAEELSQYGSTQTRNNTWKLRDSLHKPTRHTTISALLASGAHFGHASSRMDPNFMPYAYGSRAGITIIDLDHTLPLLRRAANLVRAVASADGQIVFIGTRPDLRPVVQKAAERLGSQGYHVGDRWLPGTLTNKWQMFGHEVVRSERVVPDLVVLLNPIANMNAIRECALEHVPTIGIIDSNVDPRLVMYPIPANDESTRTAELIAGVLSIAGREGVAMRIAEQKRLKEEEERMRRKEEALARRKEEERRLQSFAQD